The Coturnix japonica isolate 7356 chromosome 15, Coturnix japonica 2.1, whole genome shotgun sequence genome segment GGTGACATTCTGGGGTCACTTGATATTTATCAGCTGAAATGGTCAACTTAAGTCAAGTTACATTAATTTACAGCAAACTGAGCTTGTTATGGGACCTGTTATATCAAACTcaattgttttccatttaggAAATTACGTCATTAATGAGCAGGTTTGTCTCAAATTACTTGTCTGGACAGTGTCAGAAAGCAgtcatgctgctttttttctcctctctgtcaTTTGATCTGATGTGTATAGGCTCTACAGAGGCTGGTTTTCAAGCGAAATGCTTTGTTAGCTAGACTAACTTTGACCAGGCTCCAGTCTTCATATCTCAGCATGATTTGGTGTTGTGATCATGTCTCCCCTTATCAGCTAACTCCCAGGATTAGCAATTGGCTGCTTACTCACCACACAGTTCGTTAAAGGAGTTGTTCTAAGCACGGGCAGCAGAAGCCAGTGATTTAGGTGTGCTGAGGCTTTGAGATCCAATCCTTGCCTATTAATAGTCACATTAAGTTCACAGACCCTCATTTGAGCATAATGAAGATGTTAATGAGAGAGATGAGTACCATCCCACCTAAATAGGAGGTGTCTGAACAGAAAGTGTGCACTCTGAAAATTGGAGTAGAGCAGCGTTCATACAAAAGGGCACATGTggtaaaatgcaaaataaacgAGAGGGATAAATTTGCAGCATCTATTAATGCTACTCCTCCCTGAAGTGCTCAAACAGAGCACGTATGTGAAGATGATGCAAAATGCCACAAGCAAACTTGACCCATGTGTCAAACAGGACAAGCaggctgctgtttctcttctggaaGAGGAGGTGCTCCCTCAGACTGGCTGTGGTAATACAGACAAGCAGCAGGATGCCAAGAGTCATGTAAACCTCCTGTGCTTGGCTGCAGAAGAGCCCACTATTCCCTTTCTAAAGTGAAGGCAAATTTCAATTACGAGTATTTAGGAAGTAGTAGTGCCACAAGCTCTGATCAGCATTTTGGTCTGCAATGATAGATGTTGTATAAATACATCAGtaaacagttttcctttctttaatccTTGGAACAATGCTGTGATCCCAGCAATTAACAGGAAGCTGTGAATTCATAGGATGTGTCTAGGGAAGGCAGCTGGGTGTGCCATTTAAGATCTTGCAGATAATAGACTTTGAGTCATTTAGAGATAATTACATTTAGGGCACTTAGTGATTTCCCTTCCCACTTCGCCAGTGCTGGAGAAAATGGAAGGAGATGTGACTATTTCGCAAACACTTCCcacctttcctttcccctcctcctgaaataaaaaggataatGTAGTGATCAGTGCATGCAATTAAGTCTTTGATGCTCACCAGATGTTAGAGAGAAGAGTGAGCATAGTGGGAGGAAAAGTAGTTAGTGCTAAAATGGTATTTTATCCTTTAAATAGCACCTGCTATCTGGAGATCTCAAAGCATTACACAAATACTGATGAATATAGCTGCGCTCACTGTTCTTGGCTCTTAATGGGGTAAAACTGCTGGTCTAAAGTCTCCCTGTAGCCCCTCTGTACCCCATGGCAGTTTTggagttttatgtttttaagtaCAGCTGATGTTTTAGGCTCAGCCCTGAGAGTGCCTGCAAGAGTGGATTCAGGAGTCTGTTTGTAAATGCAGTGGTTCAAGAACTGCAAGTAAATGGGAGCAAGTTGTGAGAAGGTTCCAGTGCTCTGTTGAGCTGGCTGGTGTCCTTGTCTGGCTctgtttctttgccttcagcacagctccatccagctgTTACCAAGTTTCTACTGTCTTGTCTGGTGTTGCTGTGAGTAGAAGTAAGTCAGTGGTTTGGGGATCTGCATAAGATCAGAGATGTGTCAAAGCAGGCCGTGGGCTGCTTGCACTCTGGACCTTGGTTTTGAGAGATCACAGATCTTTTATAAGAGTAAGTAGCGGTGCGTATCAGTGTCCCTAGAGGGTGCGAGCCATTAATGCCATGAAGCATCATGTCCCTGTTAGTGTTCTTGatctcagcagctcctgcttgtccttagtttgttttctgtgttcctTTTTTAACCAGGAATGTCAGAGAGAGAACGGCAAGTcatgaagaagctgaaggaagTTGTAGATAAACAAAGGGATGAAATCAGAGCAAAGGACCGGGAACTCGGACTTAAAAATGAGGATGTAGAGGCTGTAAGTGGctcttgcttttcctgtttcccttctttctcaccCATGTTTCTATAACCTTCTTTCATGAAAAGTAAGAACTTCTGTCttatatttctctcttctgctttgggTTAAGATATTATTCAGAATGCTGGAAACCACCCTGTCCTTGAACTTTGcttttatgaaacaaaatattggaaaagatgaatttgtttttatcCGGAGAATTCCCTGTGCTTGGGGGAAAGTACCTGTTGTTACTCTGGAAACCAATTAAAGAAGTTTTAGTGACTGCAATTGTGGTAGGAaattagatattaaaaaaaactgcTTGGGGGTGAGGAGAGTTTCCCAGATTAAATTTAATAGGAACCCACTGCTTATTCTTTAATGTATTGTTTGGGATTTGGTCGCCATGGGTGATGGCTGAATGGATACTGACAAACTGCATCAATGTTTTGCAGCTtcagcagcaacagaacagGTTAATGAAAATTAACCATGACCTGCGGCACCGCATCACAGTTGTTGAGGCTCAGGGAAAGGCACTGATTGAGCAGAAGGTGGAGTTGGAAGCATATCTGCAAACCAAGGAGCAGGAGATGGGCACCCTAcgagcagagctggggaaacTGAGGGAAAAACTGCAGGGTGAGGACAACcaaaatggggaagaaataCAGGTAAGAGgcattttaaattactttataAAAACAACCTTTTACAGAACCTCCGTCTCCATACCAAGCACCTCCTTGGATAAATGAGANNNNNNNNNNNNNNNNNNNNGGCAGCGGTGGGGCTTGAGGACAGCATGGTTTCATTCAGGTGTGGCATACAGAGATCAGCACCACTCAGTGCGCTGTCACAGGACAGGCCCTGCCTGAGTGGATGACAACCCAATGGAACAGAACCCTATTGCTAACACACAGAACCAGTTGTGCAGAAGGCAGAGTGGCAGGACAGGTTAGCACTAGGATGTCTGCATTAGAGGACAGCTTTCCCTTTGAGTCTTGGTGACACATCAAGCTTTCTAGGGAGAGTACTCTTTTGGTCATGCATTGGGCTGCAGAACTCTCCAGATACCAGAACAAATCATTGCTTACTAGAGAATTCCACTAAAAGCGTTGTAAGGGAGTCCAAAATCTCTGGAGTACCAGCTGTTAGTTTGTATTCAAAGCAGACAGTGTTTTGGTAACGCTGTGTTAGTACATTTGGGTTCGTTTTATTTGCTCAGATCAGTCTCTTCCcctaaaagaaagcaaagtgatCTTCTAGTAGGATTTTCAAAAAGGTGAACAGCTGACAGGTAATTTAAGCCTTGTTGAGTATGCAAATCTGCAAGTCCTAATGGGTCCCGAAGGTGCAATGCACTATGATAGCAGAGGCTCATGAACCATAGTAGAAAGGAAATTGTAGCAGGAGGAGTCCTAGAGGGAGAGCAGAACTCTGCACTCAGCGCATACCTGAGGGCAGAATGCTGGCATGCAGAGGAATGTGCCTGCTTTGCCTAAAGTCCCTGCTTTATTTCAAGTTCTTAAAGTGCTGCCTACCCTCCTTAGGCTTTTGTGCATGTGACACTACTACTGTCTTACTCAAGTGAAAGTGCTGTGTTTCCCTTTCCTAATACTTCCCTTAGAAAAGCACGAAGTAGGATAAGGAGTATTGTGATACAGAAGAATCTGAAGGAGCACTGAGGCATGGAGCTGTTTGGCTGTGTTGATAAGAGCCATGTAAGAAGCACAACAGCACTGTAGGTGCCTGATAGACTGCAGCTGAGAGCATAACATATAATTCACTTGTAATAGGAGGGAATGTACATCAGGAAGCAGCGGCAAAAGCTGATGGGGTAACCTGGTACCCCAGGAATGTAACAGCGACTAAACATGTCACTGCTGAGTTGGGCAAGAGCTGTATTCATGATGAAAAGGATGACttcattgcttttaattcagCCAGGACACCCAGCTTTGTAAACAGGGCTGCAGAGCATAGGCCTAGAGCCAGCATGTGTGAAAGTGTCTTCAGTCTCTGGAGAGAAAGGATGCATTCTTTACCTCTTTCTGGCTCATCTGTTTCATGGCAATGGTGTCTTTTCTAATTAGAGCCGCTGCCCACATTCTTTGCCAGGATGATAGTTAGACAGGAATTGTAGTGgtaagcagaaagcagaatagCTGCATGCTCTGGAATGGATGTTGCTTCTTGGCTTTGGTCAAGTACATTTGCATTGGCTACAAGCTGCTCAGGCTTTGCTGATTTtagcaaaatacagcaaaaaataGATTATTTGGGGAAAGGTGTGGGACAAATATATAACCAAAAGAAGAGGCATCAACTCAGATTCTAATCTAGAAGGGTGAAGAAGAAGCCAAGACTTTGGGTAATTTCCTCATAAACTCTCATTATCGTGCATCTATCTTTATCTAGTACAGTCTGtgtaaagaaatgcatttggaTTAATGGGAGaattaaataaatggaagaacgagcattgctctgctgttttgtctgtgtgtttCTTCAAATTTGTAAATCCTGGCGCTAATACCAGTCCCGTGGTTTTAAATAAAGGCTTTGGAGCAATAGGAACTTAAATCTGTGCTTCATATATTTACATCCAGAGACACTTTCTCTTTGTGGGAAGAACTGGAAGGAACTGTCAGACAATTTTTGCAATgctattttttcagtgtttacagAAAGGTGTTTGATATACCCTAATTGTTAGAAGTATTAACTCCTTAAATGGACTTGTTTATCAGAAATTAGACTCTACATCTTCAGAGGGCTTTCTAACAAGTCTGCATTCCACAGGAATTTCTCCGTAAGAAATCTTATCTCCTGTGCGGTGGCTCAGTTTGGACGCGGTGCTTAGGCTGGTAGAAACAATCAGGGCAGGTGTTTTTGTATTCCCACTGTGAATGTCATTGGTCCATGTGagcacaagaaagaacaaagtgaTCAAATCACTGAGCTGTTCCTGCTGACAGTTTTCAACATGAATTCcttctactgttttttttttcctcttaaagcTGCTGTTCCTCTTAAAAGAGTATTTAATAgtgctaaaaagaaagaaggggaataAACTGATAAACTTCTTAGAAATGTGTTCACACAGTGAATTTAAAGCCTGTCTTACACTTCCTAGACAGAACCAAACAACGATGACTGCCTCTCAGAGTCAGAAAAGATGGCAATGGACTTAAAAGATCCAAATCGTCCAAGATTCACGTTGCAGGAGCTGCGAGATGTCCTTCATGAGAGGAATGAATTGAAATCTAAAGTGTTTTTACTTCAAGAAGAGCTTTTATATTACAAAAGGTGAGTTAGATTTCCTCTCCTGTTGCATGCTACACACAGAGGAGCTGtagagcagcactgggaaacAGCAGATGTGCTCTTAAATGGTCTTAGCAAACAAAGGCTGAAAGCAGAGGCTGAAAACATAAGGGCTTTAGTTACTGTATATCTGTTTTAtcaacactggaaaaaatatgtcCTCCTTAACTCCCAGATTATCCCCCGGTTTTGGAAAGATTACAAGCGTTTAATAAATGTTAACTGAAAAAGTAAGGATAAGACTTGGACTAAAATTAAGATTGTAGAATTTTTATACGTTGTCTTCTTTTTATGCCTTTTCTTGtcacaaagaaaggaaaatattgaaaGGAGAGCCAGTTTTAGGTGCTGTTTCTTAGTTGACAGAAATTTCTGCTTGGAACAGATAATTACCTTTCTTAATAAGTAGTACTGTTTTAGGTTGAATGTTAGAACATAAAGTTTTCATGGCTtgagaggaaaatattaattatctcttctttcttttaagtgaggaaacagaagaagaaactaGACCCCCTCAACCTGCACCCATAATTCAATCAAAACCCTCAACTCAGCCTGAGTCTGGAATCAAACGACTGTAAGTAGCATATTTTCTAAGGATGCTGGAAATGGTCTCCAAATGCTGAACGTTTCTTATGGATAGAGCAGTttttgaagaaattcagaattaaGGTGGCCACATCCCTAATGAATGGGAGAGACATTGAGTGGCTGTGTTTTCTCCAGAAAGGAATGTTGGGGCTTTGTTTAAGTGCAAGTCCCAGTTCCGTAATGCACAGTCCCTGAGGTGGTGGAATGTCACAGGCAAACCACTGGGCCCCAGCTCAGTCTCAGAAGATGTGTGAAGAGGGTTGTTCCCAAGTAAACCAACTGCAGCCCTGTAGCATTTGGGCGTGGAGAGCAAGCATTCACCATGACCCTGCTGTTCCTGTTTCATTGTTAATCTAAGCCTTTAGATTCTGACAAGCACTTGTATAGCACAAAAACTTTTTGTCTGCTGAACTGCCTGGTGGGGGAGGGTGCCAGCTTTTTTGGCTATAAAGAACCTCCACCTCTTCTGGTGAAGTATTTAAGGGTGCTATCCAAAAGCTAAGTTTACTGTCAGTTGTACTGGTTAAAACTTGGTTATGAAGTCAGTGTTAGTCAAACCATTTGTCTGtcaaaaattctttttcttctgatgatTTTTACTCCAAACTAAGTCTTTGGAGTTGTTATGATACCGGAAGCTTAACTTTTTTAAACtgtataaattattttgtttgccCATAAAAAGCTCTTCCACCCCCACATCCATAACCTCCAGACCTTGTTTTATAATAGCAGCAGCCCTGTGAGAGTGAGTTTCCTGGGAAGATCTGGGCTGGTCCAAAACACCATAAAGTCAGGAGGGCgcttttgattattttcagtaGTCTTCAGCTTCCCACTGTGCTTTGTTTGCTAAGAGAACCCTTCCTCTCACACAGCTGGAAAATACACTTGAAGATGGGACTTTAGTTTTCATTCTGCAGCTGCAGTAACAACACCTCAACTCACAAGATCTCCCTCCATTgtaattcttctttcctttcaattACTGTAGTGCTTTCTTAAGAGGTTTTGTAAGTGTTAGCCTTGGCTCTACCTTCTGCATTCATACATAAGTAATGCAGGGAGCCATGATAGGAGGCATATAAGTGTTTTCACCAAGTTATCTTGATGATTTCTTCCCCTCAGTTAATTTATCAGTGAACACATGCTGAGCATCATACTAATCATTCGATCAATGCACATTTTCAGACCCTTATCTTCCTGTGAAAgataatgaatgaaaatgaaaattcacacaataaaaagtaaaagcttCTTATGTTGGTCCCTTTCAGAAAAGGCAACAGTCCTGTTCTGTCTCCCAGGATCGTTCCTGCTCTCTCTTCACTTAGCTCTCACATTAAATAAGGGAAGATAAAGCCACTGAGTTACTTAACTAATCCAAACAATTGTAATGGTGTTCAGATTTGTCTCATTCTTACAGCCTGTCCAGACGGGACTTGTCAGGtgtgggtttattttctttgcccCATCCTCCATGTATGTGTCATCAACACTGTGCTTGTAGATTGGTTACTGCTACAACCCAAACAGTTCTCAAAGTGGCTAAGAAGGGGCAGCCATGACctttaaaaagagaggaaattcCACTGCTGGGAAGAGCAAAGAGCCCACATGTGGCATCTGTTCTGTCCTATTACAACACCTCCACAAACTCTCCTGGCCTGTGAGCTGCTTTCTCCCTGTCACAGGCAGAACACCTCCCCCATGACTGTGTAGGTAACACACTGACACACAAACTCTACATACCTAATGACATGAGGAAAACTTCTACTTCTTCTGTCTGTGTTCAGAGTGCTTTTATGAATGAAAGTaggtttgctttgcttcctgtttCAGGCTTTTCCTCCTGACTAAACAAAAAGCTAAGTACAAAAACAAGAGACTGATACTGTAGTCTTGAGAAGTTTCATTCTTGCCTGTATGATGtgcccctttttttttctcgACCATCAGTATCTCAGGGAATGAGATATGTCCTGTGCCATCTGAGATGTTTCTGTGTGGCACtcacataaagaaaacagaagttagaGTAAACAGTACTTTTCTTGTTCCCAGCGTGCAGGTTTGGGGCAAGCTCTAACTGTGTTCTGATCTTGTACTCCTTTATTTCTACATCTGTCTACCACACTCTATGTCAGGGTTTTGATGAAATAACGTAACCAGGAGGCCTTACTGAGGAGGAAGAGTTCAAGGATTAGGAATGTGCCCTCTATTTTGAGCAGAAAATGCCCTATTGTTTTTACTTCAAGGATATGTGCTTGTTTGTCACTGATGTAATGCCCAAAGCAGCCACAAGTTCCCTTGCAATTCTTGTAGTCTACAAAAGCTGATGTGTCTGTCTGGTTGCTGCTGCTAACCGAGCGTGTCACGATGCATAAAAGCAGATGTTCTAGCTACTGCAAATGATAGAACAatgtttacttgtttgttttcatttggaatttaaaagcagcagataaGAGTGGCTGTGTTGGGGAGAGCTGCATTTGGTCACAAGTGAAATGCCTTTCATGATTTCAACTTAATCTTTAACTGACATTAGTCCACAGTTCAAAAAATTATTTGGCACAAGGGAGAACCTCTGAGGAGAATCCTTAGAAAAACAGAGGGTGTTCCAGGTACGGATGAAGGTTTGTTGGCAGGCTTGTGTGGGGCTGGCTGGGCACTGAGCATCCAGCCAGCTTGCTCCGTCAGCCTCTAAACTGCATGAATTGTACAATGCCTAGCAGAAGTGCTGAGCTCTTACAAAGAAGCGGTTTTGCTGCTGGCCAGCTAGGAGATACTCCTGCTAGAGTAGTGCAAGGTTTCAGATAAGTATTTAGCTGCCTGCAGTTAGCATCTTTTTGCATGTGAAGCAAAGCAGGTTCTTCTGGAGCAGATCCGCAGGCCCTTTAACCAAGCAGCTTGCTTAGGAGGTTATTTTAAGGTTTCAGCTGTGATATTGGTTTTTAACTTGAAACTATCAACCGTAACGTTTGTAGAGTCTTTACCTGCAGTGCTGGTCCTGTCTAACCCTGTTTTCTGTGCAAGGAGCCAGTAGTCACAGCACAGTCCTGTTTTGTATCTCTTAACTTACACCTTCATCCTTCATTTCATTATGTATGTGCCTGTTTgtttcttgggaagaaaaacGTGCACCCTGCTCTGCATTGCTAGAGGTGGTAATACCTTGATGAAATCCAGCCCAGATTGCTTCACAACACAAAAGTGGTATCTTTTAGAAattcaaaagcaatttaatcTGTCTCAACgactttgttttctaaataagaGTTTTTCACTGAGGAGAGCTGTCTTGGGTGATGCAGATCTACCTCTCCCTGTAATATGTCGTGTGTGGTAATTCAAAGTAACCCCGTGTATTATGTTTGcgtcttttctttttaatggaatgctttttctttcccttgctcCAGTCTTACCTCTTCTGTGTCTGTACTTTCCTGACCAGGATCTTTACAGCCATAATGCCCATGGTAGCAGCTGGATTGATTCCAGATGATCCCACATTGCAACCAATAAGAAGACTTGTGTCCCTtgtaggattttatttttaaatgtttggtaccgtgttttccttttgcatgaCCCTCTGTTAACATGGACTGCTGGTTGCATTCTCATCGGCTGCCTGTGGGatcacagaagcacaaagtGCCAATCAGAATGACCAGTCAGTGCACCACCCGCCATAGTCCTCCGTGCTCATCCTCCAGTATTGACATTTCCTCACCTTTTGCCTTATTATTACCGTGCTAAGCCAGCCATGACTCACCAGAAAACCATTGCAACGTGCAATTTTAACCAGAATCTCTTAATTTTACTTAGCTTACTAAGCCAGCCTATTGATAATTCACACCGATGCTTTTAAAAGAACCCAAATTGTTCTAATTACTTGTTACAAGTCAGTTAGATTTACAGAACATAGCAGTTGAATCTCAACATTAATTTCCAGTGTTAATTATAGCCTGTTGCTTCCATGTCTTTCTATCTATGCACTGCAGATTTTGTCTCTAGTGATGTATCTTGGAAATAGAACATACACTCAGTAACCAATCCTGATGCCCTATTCTTGACTCTCTctggaggagatgctgctcACTGATAAGGCAAATTCTCTTTGCActagagctgctgctttggaggGTTTTATATCTACAGCAGCAACACAggatttacatttatttcttctccataaatgtgctttttttttaaacattctccattaaaaaaaaaattcttggcATAAGAacaattttcagtgtttcagaaggAATCAGAACTAGGCTAATCCTGCTTGGTGTCAGGATTATAACAACAGCTTGCTCTTAATTTCACGatagaaagtaataaaaaaaaatactgaaacttACTGCTTAAATAGAGCAGTCCTCTGTGTGGACTTCGAGGTACTgagcctgacctcagtgcctGGACACCTCTCAGCTCAACTGACTCTGTCCCTGAAAAGACAAACCATCCATGTGTGAATTGATGGGCTCCTGTGGTGAAGGTGGTAAAAAGAACGTGAGACTAATTTAGTGTAAAAGACTTATTTTGCTATGAAGTCTGCACACTTGAAGCCAGGAAATGCAAAAGTTCAGGTCCTGCTGGTTACCTTGTGTTGCACTTGTGCAGCCTTTTACAGCTTTCTAGTCGAGATTATTAATAGTAGTAATTACCAATGTGCTTAACAGCATATATGATTGGATGTTGGGGTTTTTACTTCATGAAAGCTGCCTTACACGTTGTCTGACACTCACATACAGTCTCGTGTGTCTGCAGACACTGAAGGCAGAACTCCATGCTCTGTACAAGGCAATTTGGAAGGTTGGGATCCTGGTACTGATTGGATACTGAATGGGGCACAGGTGACAGGAACAGGGCACAGGAACACTGAGGACAGGGGGTTTGGATGGAGGGTCAGGTTTACACCTGACGAATATTCCACTATCTGTCAAAGCTGAGTTTATATTTACTTAGACTCTTTATGTAGAAGCATCCAGCAGTTCTCTTGACACCGTGCAAGCAAAACAGTATTTACCACAGAGAGTGCAGCATTAAAACCAAAAGGGTGCGAGGCCAATTCAAACCTTTGGGGTCTGGCACCAAAACTTTTGCATTTCTCAGCAGACCTAAGCACAGCGCTAACAGCTCTTCTACTGAACTCAATACAAGATATGAATTTGCTTAATCAAGTAACTCTATGCTATAAACATATGATACTAAGGATTCTTCCAGCTGTGTTGTTTAGCTGTGTTGTTAGCTGGCAATTTGTCATTGTATTAAATGGCTGTTGGTTCACGTGCGTCATTATCTTACAGCACCCAAGCTGTGTGACAGGAAATGATGTGCACAGTTGTGTGCATTCGCTTAGAGCCTCCATCCTGCAAACTCTTGTGCACCTGTGTGCATTGATTCATCTCCATTCGCAGCAATTGAGTCTATGCAACAAAACGTGctcacttggaaaaaaaattgtggaGGCTTATTTTCTTATCTTATGAATTTCTCTGCTGGCACCACTAAGAATATCCTCTATTTCTGCTTTACAGTAAATTATACAGATTTAACACTAAAGATACCACTTTACTTATGCTAAGAAACTAACCTATATTTTGTGGCTTCTGTattttggggctgggggaggaggaaCATACATCTAAACTGATAACTGCACTTGTAGAGTCAGCAGCATTTAGAGCTTATTTGAAGCTTCCGTAGCAAAACTGCTTGAGATTTTGCAACGACTCCATCTCTAATAACATTTTGACATGCACTCCCATCAGGCTTCACCGCCTTGGTTTTTGTGGATGCAAACAgatttctttgctctgtgttttgttgtgctGTGTACCGTGGCGGGTGCTGGAGGTATTTCCAAGATGGtaaacattcttctttcttttccctcctctccctttttcctccttcctcctcgGAAGGTTTAGTTTCTTCTCTCGTGATAAGAAACGTATGCAGGCATCACAGAGAAACGTCCATTTCCAGGATAC includes the following:
- the RILPL1 gene encoding RILP-like protein 1 isoform X2, with amino-acid sequence MDGGGGVGVVPPALEKNAAELTVMDVYDIASAVGQEFERVIDQHGCEAIARLMPKVVRVLEILEVLVSRNHINPEMEELRLELDRLRLERMDRIEKERKHQKELELVEDVWRGEAQDLLTQIAQLQEENKQLMTNLSHKDINFTEEEFQKHEGMSERERQVMKKLKEVVDKQRDEIRAKDRELGLKNEDVEALQQQQNRLMKINHDLRHRITVVEAQGKALIEQKVELEAYLQTKEQEMGTLRAELGKLREKLQGEDNQNGEEIQTEPNNDDCLSESEKMAMDLKDPNRPRFTLQELRDVLHERNELKSKVFLLQEELLYYKSEETEEETRPPQPAPIIQSKPSTQPESGIKRLIFTAIMPMVAAGLIPDDPTLQPIRRLVSLV
- the RILPL1 gene encoding RILP-like protein 1 isoform X3 gives rise to the protein MDGGGGVGVVPPALEKNAAELTVMDVYDIASAVGQEFERVIDQHGCEAIARLMPKVVRVLEILEVLVSRNHINPEMEELRLELDRLRLERMDRIEKERKHQKELELVEDVWRGEAQDLLTQIAQLQEENKQLMTNLSHKDINFTEEEFQKHEGMSERERQVMKKLKEVVDKQRDEIRAKDRELGLKNEDVEALQQQQNRLMKINHDLRHRITVVEAQGKALIEQKVELEAYLQTKEQEMGTLRAELGKLREKLQGEDNQNGEEIQTEPNNDDCLSESEKMAMDLKDPNRPRFTLQELRDVLHERNELKSKVFLLQEELLYYKSEETEEETRPPQPAPIIQSKPSTQPESGIKRLPQFKKLFGTRENL
- the RILPL1 gene encoding RILP-like protein 1 isoform X1, whose protein sequence is MDGGGGVGVVPPALEKNAAELTVMDVYDIASAVGQEFERVIDQHGCEAIARLMPKVVRVLEILEVLVSRNHINPEMEELRLELDRLRLERMDRIEKERKHQKELELVEDVWRGEAQDLLTQIAQLQEENKQLMTNLSHKDINFTEEEFQKHEGMSERERQVMKKLKEVVDKQRDEIRAKDRELGLKNEDVEALQQQQNRLMKINHDLRHRITVVEAQGKALIEQKVELEAYLQTKEQEMGTLRAELGKLREKLQGEDNQNGEEIQTEPNNDDCLSESEKMAMDLKDPNRPRFTLQELRDVLHERNELKSKVFLLQEELLYYKSEETEEETRPPQPAPIIQSKPSTQPESGIKRLFSFFSRDKKRMQASQRNVHFQDTFREWSNSNKDDTYTEQGQEALQHL
- the RILPL1 gene encoding RILP-like protein 1 isoform X4 — protein: MDGGGGVGVVPPALEKNAAELTVMDVYDIASAVGQEFERVIDQHGCEAIARLMPKVVRVLEILEVLVSRNHINPEMEELRLELDRLRLERMDRIEKERKHQKELELVEDVWRGEAQDLLTQIAQLQEENKQLMTNLSHKDINFTEEEFQKHEGMSERERQVMKKLKEVVDKQRDEIRAKDRELGLKNEDVEALQQQQNRLMKINHDLRHRITVVEAQGKALIEQKVELEAYLQTKEQEMGTLRAELGKLREKLQGEDNQNGEEIQTEPNNDDCLSESEKMAMDLKDPNRPRFTLQELRDVLHERNELKSKVFLLQEELLYYKSEETEEETRPPQPAPIIQSKPSTQPESGIKRLWKIHLKMGL